From one Humulus lupulus chromosome 8, drHumLupu1.1, whole genome shotgun sequence genomic stretch:
- the LOC133794567 gene encoding uncharacterized protein LOC133794567, with protein sequence MSWVSALSLALLSVLSFVCIEASVHDYAAVKFSAKGNAFVVHGGSEGIYYSIPGRNETDISADGDSFIRFEKVTFRRASDYTNFSSGLVHAIIFEVEDRETIGGSAYGGQRAVCCTGDLAKLGVCKEGEVIHRPSSKNPDWPQIFGVSFDVNKEVTTLQSKSIEITRTGMYNLYFIHCDVRLKDVVVEGKTVWKNPNGYLPGRMAPLMKFYGFMSFAFVVLGLFWFSQYARFWREVLPLQNCITLVITLGMLEMALWYFDYAEFNENGIRPTGITLWAVTFGAIKRTVARLIILMVSMGYGVVRPTLGGITSKVIMLGATFFVASEVLEMVENVGAVSDLSGKARLFLVLPVAVLDAFFILWIFSSLSATLNKLQARRMLVKLDIYRKFTNALAVAVIVSVGWICYELYFKSNDIYNEQWQNAWIIPAFWQVLSFSVLCVICALWAPSQNSTRYTYSDDGSEEFDRDDTTLTLIKPSPIPSKDVRPVPEVRSLDGDLEEDKTE encoded by the exons ATGTCGTGGGTTTCGGCCTTGTCTTTGGCTCTACTCTCCGTTTTAAGCTTCGTTTGTATCGAAGCCTCGGTCCACGACTACGCCGCTGTCAAATTCTCCGCCAAAGGAAATGCCTTCGTCGTTCATGGAGGCAGCGAGGGGATTTACTATTCTATCCCTGGTCGCAATGAGACTGATATCTCTGCTGATGGAGACTCTTTCATACG CTTTGAAAAAGTTACATTTCGGAGAGCCAGTGACTATACAAATTTTAGCTCAGGTTTGGTCCACGCAATTATTTTTGAGGTGGAAGATAGAGAAACAATTGGGGGTTCAGCCTACGGCGGTCAAAGAGCAGTATGTTGCACGGGGGATCTTGCAAAATTGGGTGTGTGTAAAGAAGGAGAAGTCATTCACCGCCCTTCATCTAAGAATCCCGATTGGCCTCAAATTTTTGGTGTCTCATTTGATGTAAACAAAGAAGTTACTACATTGCAATCAAAGTCCATAGAGATTACTAGAACAGGAATGTATAACTTGTATTTCATACACTGTGATGTTAGGCTTAAGGATGTGGTTGTAGAGGGGAAAACAGTATGGAAAAACCCGAATGGATATCTACCTGGTAGAATGGCACCTCTTATGAAATTTTATGGGTTCATGTCATTTGCTTTTGTAGTACTAGGGCTCTTTTGGTTCTCACAGTATGCAAGATTTTGGAGAGAAGTTCTTCCTCTGCAGAACTGCATTACTCTAGTAATAACGCTGGGTATGTTGGAAATGGCTTTGTGGTACTTTGATTATGCAGAATTCAACGAGAATGGAATCAGGCCAACTGGGATAACTCTATGGGCTGTCACCTTTGGTGCTATTAAACGTACTGTTGCACGATTGATCATTTTAATGGTGTCCATGGGTTATGGTGTTGTCAGACCCACCTTGGGTGGAATTACATCAAAGGTAATTATGCTTGGAGCAACCTTCTTCGTGGCATCTGAAGTTCTTGAGATGGTAGAAAATGTTGGTGCAGTCAGCGATCTTTCTGGGAAGGCAAGATTGTTTTTGGTTCTTCCTGTGGCTGTATTGGATGCTTTCTTCATCCTTTGGATATTTTCATCCCTCTCAGCAACCTTAAATAAGCTTCAG GCCAGGCGAATGTTGGTTAAATTAGATATTTATAGGAAGTTCACAAACGCTTTGGCAGTGGCTGTTATTGTTTCCGTTGGTTGGATATGCTATGAG CTTTACTTCAAATCGAATGATATTTACAATGAGCAGTGGCAAAATGCTTGGATTATCCCTGCATTTTGGCAAGTCCTATCTTTTTCGGTTCTCTGCGTCATCTGTGCTCTTTGGGCCCCATCCCAGAACTCAACGAG GTATACTT
- the LOC133794565 gene encoding sm-like protein LSM1B, whose translation MSWAGPEDIHLSTSLASYLDKKLLVLLRDGRKLLGILRSFDQFANAVLEGACERVIVGDLYCDMPLGLYVIRGENVVLIGELDLEREELPPHMTRVSPAEIKRAQKAEREASDLKGTMRKRMEFLDLD comes from the exons ATGTCTTGGGCAGGCCCGGAAGATATCCATCTTTCTACTTCTCTTGCCAGCTATCTCGACA AGAAACTTCTTGTCCTGCTTAGAGATGGTCGAAAGCTTCTGGGGATACTTCGATCATTTGATCAATTTG CCAATGCTGTTCTTGAGGGTGCATGTGAGAGAGTCATTGTTGGTGATCTTTACTGTGACATGCCTTTAGGTCTATACGTAATCCGTGGAGAGAATGTTGTTTTAATTGGAGAGCTG GACTTGGAGAGGGAAGAACTTCCCCCACACATGACGCGTGTTTCACCAGCAGAAATTAAAAGG GCACAGAAAGCTGAAAGGGAGGCTAGTGATCTTAAAGGGACCATGAGAAAAAGGATGGAGTTCCTTGATTTGGATTAA